The Limnochorda sp. LNt genome includes a region encoding these proteins:
- a CDS encoding aldo/keto reductase: MEYTLLDGTGIRVSRVALGTWAIGGWLWGGTDVGDAIRAIHEALDLGITTIDTAPVYGFGLSEEIVARALREKRVPRDQVVIATKCGMEWDDKENVWRNSRPERIRQEIEDSLRRLETEYIDLYQVHWPDPETPIAETAAVLAELYRQGKIRAIGVSNYSVEQMDQWRAVAPLHSSQPPYNLLDRRIEADVLPYCREHGIAVLAYSPLARGLLTGKFTEETAKFPPGDTRARESRFTGEELRRNLRRVEHLRALAQELGKTVAQLAVRWVLDQPGVTVALWGARRPGQIAEAAGVAGWVITPAVRERIEAILREA; this comes from the coding sequence ATGGAGTACACGCTGCTCGACGGCACGGGCATCCGCGTCAGCCGCGTCGCGCTGGGCACGTGGGCCATCGGGGGATGGCTGTGGGGCGGCACCGACGTAGGCGATGCGATCCGGGCCATCCACGAGGCCCTCGATCTGGGCATCACCACCATCGACACGGCGCCCGTCTACGGCTTCGGGCTGTCGGAGGAGATCGTGGCCCGGGCCCTGCGCGAGAAGCGGGTGCCTCGCGACCAGGTCGTCATCGCCACCAAGTGCGGCATGGAGTGGGACGACAAGGAGAACGTCTGGCGCAACTCCCGCCCCGAGCGCATCCGCCAGGAGATCGAGGATAGCCTGCGCCGGCTCGAGACGGAGTACATCGACCTCTACCAGGTGCACTGGCCCGATCCCGAGACGCCCATCGCCGAGACGGCCGCGGTGCTGGCCGAGCTGTACCGGCAGGGCAAGATCCGTGCCATCGGTGTCAGCAACTACAGCGTGGAGCAGATGGACCAGTGGCGGGCCGTGGCGCCGCTGCACTCCAGCCAGCCGCCGTACAATCTCCTGGACCGGCGCATCGAGGCCGACGTGCTGCCCTACTGCCGGGAGCACGGCATCGCCGTGCTGGCGTATAGCCCCCTGGCGCGGGGGTTGTTGACGGGCAAGTTCACCGAGGAGACGGCCAAGTTTCCGCCGGGCGACACCCGCGCCCGGGAGTCCCGCTTCACGGGAGAGGAGCTCCGCCGCAACCTGCGGCGCGTGGAGCACCTCAGGGCGCTGGCGCAGGAGCTCGGCAAGACGGTCGCCCAGCTGGCGGTGCGGTGGGTGCTGGACCAGCCCGGCGTCACCGTGGCGCTGTGGGGCGCCCGCCGGCCGGGGCAGATCGCCGAGGCCGCGGGCGTGGCAGGCTGGGTCATCACGCCCGCGGTGCGGGAACGCATCGAGGCCATCTTGCGCGAGGCCTGA
- a CDS encoding electron transfer flavoprotein subunit beta/FixA family protein, with amino-acid sequence MNAGTVTGWSPRLPRPGREGYTLHIVVCIKQVPDSREIRIDARTGTLIREGVPSIVNPYDLHGVEEAVRLKERLPGTRVTAITMGPMMAASALEECVALGADEGVLVSDRAFAGADTLATSYVLSQAVRKAGQQWGEVDLVLCGKQTIDGDTGQVGPGLASRLGYEQLTYVEAIEEVDPVGRRIRVRRRLEDGLQVVETRLPAVLTVMESLNEVRRASLPQVLRAVRYKPVVWTVQDFPDIDRSQIGLKGSPTVVGKAWVPEPVRRAGLRIEGKSPQEAARAAWEALVERRLPEKLGWVARAQTEVHRA; translated from the coding sequence GTGAACGCGGGCACGGTCACCGGATGGAGCCCCCGGCTGCCGCGCCCCGGCAGGGAGGGGTACACGCTGCACATCGTCGTCTGCATCAAGCAGGTCCCCGACAGCCGGGAGATCCGCATCGACGCCAGGACCGGCACCCTCATCCGCGAAGGGGTGCCCTCCATCGTCAACCCGTACGACCTGCACGGCGTCGAGGAGGCGGTCCGACTCAAGGAGCGCCTGCCCGGCACCCGGGTCACCGCCATCACCATGGGCCCCATGATGGCCGCCAGCGCGCTGGAGGAGTGCGTCGCGCTCGGCGCCGACGAGGGCGTGCTGGTGAGCGATCGCGCCTTCGCCGGAGCCGACACGCTGGCCACCTCCTACGTGCTGAGCCAGGCCGTGCGCAAGGCCGGACAGCAGTGGGGCGAGGTGGACCTGGTGCTCTGCGGCAAGCAGACCATCGATGGCGACACCGGCCAGGTGGGGCCGGGGCTGGCATCCCGGTTGGGCTACGAGCAGCTCACCTACGTCGAGGCCATCGAGGAGGTCGACCCCGTCGGCCGCCGCATCCGGGTGCGCCGCCGGCTGGAGGACGGGCTGCAGGTGGTCGAGACCCGCCTGCCCGCGGTCCTGACCGTGATGGAGAGCCTCAACGAGGTACGCCGGGCCTCCCTGCCCCAGGTGCTGCGGGCGGTGCGGTACAAGCCCGTGGTCTGGACCGTCCAGGACTTCCCCGACATCGACCGCTCGCAGATCGGCCTCAAGGGCTCGCCGACGGTGGTCGGCAAGGCCTGGGTGCCCGAGCCCGTCCGCCGCGCCGGCCTGCGCATCGAGGGTAAGAGCCCCCAGGAGGCCGCTCGGGCGGCGTGGGAGGCCCTGGTGGAGCGGCGTCTCCCCGAGAAGCTGGGCTGGGTCGCTCGGGCCCAAACGGAGGTGCATCGCGCGTGA
- a CDS encoding FAD-dependent oxidoreductase: protein MSGERFDAVVVGAGPAGAAAAYTMASQGLSVVMLERGEFPGAKNMFGGVLYRHALEALIGEAWKESGLPVERVVTEQRYWLLGPESVVSIGHRHARFMDPPNAWTAFRARFDPWLAGKAKAAGALPVYQTTAIDLLRDPATGRVTGVLVDRDEGELYADVVVIADGVNSLLREKLGIPRWKPHQVSLAVKEVLALPREKIEDRFNLEGNEGVTIEFLGATSRGLTGLGFLYTNKETLSLGIGVMVDDLLRRPIAPYELLESVKQHPMLHKLLHGAETVEYSAHMIPEGAWHAVPQLAGDGWVLCGDAAGLVNFVNREGSNLAMLSGQMAGEVIVEARRAGDLSAQRLMAYDRRVRRSVIGQDLRKIRRLPAMLHRWGGERLFDHLVGAINEAAYRYFLVDGTPKRQAEAEALRHVVRAAGGWRGTMRLAWDALRGVRG from the coding sequence ATGAGCGGCGAGCGCTTCGACGCGGTGGTGGTGGGCGCCGGCCCGGCCGGGGCCGCGGCAGCCTACACCATGGCTTCGCAGGGCCTCTCGGTGGTGATGCTGGAGCGGGGCGAGTTCCCCGGCGCCAAGAACATGTTCGGCGGCGTGCTGTACCGCCACGCCCTGGAGGCCCTCATCGGCGAGGCCTGGAAGGAGAGCGGCTTGCCCGTCGAGCGCGTGGTGACGGAGCAGCGCTACTGGCTGCTGGGGCCCGAGTCGGTGGTCAGCATCGGGCACCGCCACGCCCGCTTCATGGATCCGCCCAACGCCTGGACGGCCTTCCGTGCGCGGTTCGACCCGTGGCTGGCGGGCAAGGCCAAGGCCGCCGGCGCCCTGCCGGTCTACCAGACCACCGCCATCGACCTGCTGCGGGATCCGGCGACGGGGCGGGTGACGGGCGTGCTGGTGGACCGGGACGAGGGAGAGCTTTACGCCGACGTGGTGGTCATCGCCGACGGCGTCAACTCCCTGCTGCGGGAGAAGCTCGGCATCCCCCGGTGGAAGCCCCATCAGGTGAGCCTGGCCGTCAAGGAAGTGCTGGCGCTGCCCCGGGAGAAGATCGAGGACCGCTTCAACCTGGAGGGCAACGAGGGCGTCACCATCGAGTTCCTGGGCGCCACCTCCCGGGGCCTGACGGGCCTTGGCTTCCTCTACACCAACAAGGAGACCCTGTCGCTGGGCATCGGGGTCATGGTCGACGATCTGCTGCGACGGCCCATCGCACCGTACGAGCTGCTGGAGTCGGTCAAGCAGCACCCCATGCTCCACAAGCTCCTGCACGGCGCCGAGACGGTGGAGTACTCGGCTCACATGATCCCCGAGGGCGCCTGGCATGCCGTGCCGCAGCTGGCCGGTGACGGCTGGGTGCTGTGCGGGGACGCGGCCGGCCTGGTCAACTTCGTCAATCGGGAGGGCAGCAACCTGGCCATGCTCTCCGGCCAGATGGCCGGCGAAGTGATCGTGGAGGCGAGGCGGGCCGGTGACCTGAGCGCCCAGCGGCTCATGGCGTACGACCGCCGGGTGCGCCGTTCGGTCATCGGGCAGGACCTGCGCAAGATCCGGCGCCTGCCGGCCATGCTGCACCGGTGGGGCGGCGAGCGTCTCTTCGACCACCTGGTCGGCGCGATCAACGAGGCGGCGTACCGCTACTTCCTGGTGGACGGCACGCCCAAGCGCCAGGCCGAGGCCGAGGCCCTGCGTCACGTGGTCAGGGCAGCCGGAGGCTGGCGGGGCACCATGCGGCTGGCCTGGGATGCGCTGCGGGGGGTGCGGGGATGA
- a CDS encoding IS110 family RNA-guided transposase: MDHITKFVSLDVSKETIAVAVAERGTAPPQYLGSVANTPEAVRKLVRRLGKPEQLLACYEAGPTGYGLYRLLSRLGVRCLVVAPSLTPVRPGDQVKTDRRDALRLAQLLRAGELTPVWVPGEEEEALRDLVRAREGAKRDLKRARQELSSFLLRHGIAAPKGTKRWSRMFLRWLDTLSFPHRATQVAYQEYVEAVRAQQARVDRLEAEIHALATESRQAPVIQALQALKGVGEVTAVTLAAEIGEFSRFRSPAQLMAYAGLVPREHSSGAQTRRGGITKTGNAHVRFVLGEAAWAYRHRPAVKAPLRSRQQGVDPEVLRISLKAQQRLHRKYWRLLGRGKPATIAATAVARELLGFAWAVACHVEAQQARRAA; the protein is encoded by the coding sequence GTGGATCATATCACGAAGTTCGTAAGCCTGGACGTCTCGAAGGAGACCATCGCTGTGGCCGTGGCCGAGCGGGGGACCGCCCCGCCCCAGTACCTGGGCAGCGTGGCGAACACGCCCGAGGCCGTGCGCAAGCTGGTGAGGCGGCTGGGCAAGCCGGAGCAGCTCTTGGCGTGCTACGAGGCGGGGCCCACCGGCTACGGGCTGTACCGGCTCTTGAGCCGGCTGGGGGTGCGATGCCTCGTGGTGGCGCCGTCGCTGACGCCCGTGCGGCCCGGCGACCAGGTGAAGACCGACCGGCGCGACGCCCTGCGGCTGGCCCAGTTGCTGCGAGCCGGCGAGCTGACGCCGGTCTGGGTACCCGGCGAGGAGGAAGAGGCGCTGCGAGACCTGGTGCGGGCCCGGGAAGGCGCCAAGCGGGACCTGAAGCGTGCCCGCCAGGAGCTGAGCAGCTTCCTGTTGCGTCACGGCATCGCTGCGCCGAAAGGCACGAAGCGGTGGTCCCGGATGTTCCTGCGCTGGCTCGATACGCTGAGCTTCCCCCACCGGGCCACCCAGGTGGCTTATCAGGAGTACGTGGAGGCCGTGCGGGCTCAGCAGGCCCGGGTGGATCGGCTGGAGGCGGAGATCCATGCGCTGGCCACTGAAAGCCGCCAGGCGCCGGTCATCCAGGCGTTGCAGGCCCTCAAAGGGGTCGGGGAGGTGACGGCGGTGACGCTGGCAGCTGAGATCGGGGAGTTCTCCCGTTTTCGCAGCCCGGCCCAGTTGATGGCCTACGCGGGGCTGGTGCCCCGCGAGCACTCCAGCGGGGCTCAGACCCGGCGGGGCGGGATCACCAAGACCGGCAACGCCCATGTTCGGTTCGTGCTGGGGGAAGCGGCCTGGGCGTATCGCCACCGCCCCGCCGTGAAGGCTCCCTTGCGGAGCCGGCAACAAGGGGTCGACCCGGAAGTCTTGCGCATCTCGCTGAAGGCACAACAACGGCTGCATCGGAAGTACTGGCGCCTGCTCGGCCGGGGCAAGCCCGCCACGATCGCGGCCACCGCGGTGGCCCGTGAGTTGCTGGGGTTTGCCTGGGCTGTTGCATGCCACGTCGAGGCGCAGCAGGCTCGGAGGGCCGCCTGA
- the hemE gene encoding uroporphyrinogen decarboxylase produces MATADDRFLRACRREAVRPTPVWFMRQAGRYMPEYRALRARFGLLDIVRRPDLCVEVTLQPVRRLGVDAAILFSDISVLFEGLGVPFELQEGVGPVVPQPVRAGEAVERLDPAGVVERLPFVMESIRLLRRELEVPLIGFAGAPFTLASYLVEGGPSRTFAETKRLMHGDPGLWHALMERLASAVEAFARAQVEAGAQAIQLFDSWVGALAPADFDERVAPHLRRLVAALRRTGVPVIYFGVDTGGLLERMAALGPTVVGLDWRVDLGEAWRRVGYDRAVQGNLDPSVLRAPWPLVERRARQVLHGARGRPGHVFNLGHGVLPDTDPAMLARLVDWVHEQTAGAPTPGAAPPAGGAS; encoded by the coding sequence TTGGCGACGGCAGACGACCGCTTCCTGCGGGCCTGCAGGCGAGAGGCCGTGCGCCCGACGCCGGTCTGGTTCATGCGGCAGGCCGGGCGGTACATGCCCGAGTACCGCGCCTTGCGGGCCCGCTTCGGCCTGCTCGACATCGTCCGCCGTCCCGATCTCTGCGTCGAGGTGACGCTGCAGCCCGTGCGCCGGCTGGGCGTCGACGCCGCCATCCTCTTCTCCGACATCTCGGTGCTCTTCGAGGGCCTCGGCGTCCCCTTCGAGCTGCAGGAGGGGGTCGGCCCCGTGGTGCCGCAGCCGGTGCGCGCCGGCGAGGCGGTGGAGCGGCTCGACCCGGCGGGGGTGGTCGAGCGCCTGCCGTTCGTGATGGAGAGCATACGGCTCCTGCGCCGCGAGCTCGAGGTCCCCCTCATCGGCTTCGCCGGGGCGCCCTTCACCCTGGCCAGCTATTTGGTGGAGGGGGGGCCGTCCCGCACGTTCGCCGAGACCAAGCGCCTGATGCACGGCGACCCGGGCCTGTGGCACGCCTTGATGGAGCGCCTGGCCTCGGCGGTCGAGGCCTTCGCCCGGGCGCAGGTGGAGGCGGGGGCGCAGGCCATCCAGCTCTTCGACAGCTGGGTGGGGGCGCTGGCGCCGGCCGACTTCGACGAGCGGGTGGCGCCCCATTTGCGGCGGCTCGTGGCGGCGCTGCGCCGGACCGGCGTGCCCGTCATCTACTTCGGCGTCGACACGGGCGGTCTGTTGGAGCGCATGGCGGCGCTGGGGCCCACCGTGGTGGGCCTCGACTGGCGGGTGGATCTGGGCGAGGCGTGGCGGCGCGTCGGGTACGACCGGGCGGTGCAGGGCAATCTCGATCCCTCGGTGCTGCGGGCGCCGTGGCCGTTGGTGGAGCGGCGGGCGCGCCAGGTGCTGCACGGCGCGCGCGGTCGGCCGGGTCACGTCTTCAACCTGGGTCACGGGGTCCTGCCCGACACGGACCCGGCCATGCTGGCGCGCCTGGTGGACTGGGTGCACGAGCAGACGGCAGGGGCGCCTACGCCGGGCGCCGCGCCGCCGGCGGGAGGTGCGTCATGA
- a CDS encoding DNA-methyltransferase has protein sequence MFEQVDLASAFTLAVSVAEGVTTQPVEPHPLESWADRIYCHTAEAMEEIPDGTVALAFTSPPYNAGKAYDEDLSLEQYLRLLAQVGAEVYRVLKPGGRYVFNVANLGRKPYIPLHAYAYAIHTALGFLPMGEIIWRKASGASGNCAWGTYRSPRAPRLRDVHEYLLVFAKESYGRPERGQSDIEGEEFMAATLSVWEIPAESARRVGHPAPFPVALARRVIQLYSYVGDVVLDPFCGSGTTCVAALETGRHWVGYDIDPAYCDLARRRIAAAREQADGQRAANSL, from the coding sequence ATGTTCGAACAGGTGGACCTGGCCTCTGCCTTCACGCTGGCGGTCTCCGTGGCCGAGGGGGTGACGACCCAGCCGGTCGAGCCGCACCCCCTGGAGAGCTGGGCGGATCGCATCTACTGCCACACGGCCGAGGCCATGGAGGAGATCCCCGACGGCACCGTGGCGCTGGCCTTCACCTCACCGCCCTACAACGCCGGCAAGGCGTACGACGAGGACCTGAGCCTGGAGCAGTACCTGCGCCTGCTGGCCCAGGTGGGGGCGGAGGTCTACCGGGTGCTCAAGCCCGGGGGCCGCTACGTCTTCAACGTGGCCAACCTGGGGCGCAAGCCGTACATCCCCCTGCATGCCTACGCCTACGCCATCCACACGGCCCTGGGCTTCCTGCCCATGGGCGAGATCATCTGGCGCAAGGCCTCGGGCGCCAGCGGCAACTGCGCCTGGGGCACGTACCGGTCACCTCGTGCTCCGCGCCTGCGCGACGTGCACGAGTACCTGCTGGTCTTCGCCAAGGAGTCGTACGGCCGCCCCGAGCGGGGGCAGTCCGACATCGAGGGCGAGGAGTTCATGGCCGCGACGCTGTCGGTCTGGGAGATCCCGGCCGAGTCCGCCCGGCGCGTGGGGCACCCGGCGCCGTTTCCCGTGGCGCTGGCCCGGCGCGTCATCCAACTCTACAGCTACGTGGGCGACGTGGTGCTGGACCCCTTCTGTGGCTCGGGCACCACGTGCGTGGCCGCCCTCGAGACCGGCCGCCACTGGGTGGGCTACGACATCGATCCCGCCTACTGCGACCTGGCCCGCCGCCGCATCGCCGCCGCCCGGGAGCAAGCAGACGGCCAGCGCGCCGCCAATTCGTTATGA
- a CDS encoding ferredoxin family protein: MSSRAAVEKKLFTIRYRADRGSHITLADPARCMSCERPCLLFCPAAVYQWEDDHMRIAYENCLECGTCRIACPSGNVVWRYPTGGTGIAYKRG; the protein is encoded by the coding sequence ATGAGCAGTCGGGCAGCGGTCGAGAAGAAGCTCTTCACCATTCGCTACAGGGCCGATCGCGGCTCTCACATCACCCTGGCTGACCCGGCTCGCTGCATGAGCTGCGAGCGGCCGTGCCTTCTCTTCTGCCCGGCGGCCGTCTACCAGTGGGAAGACGACCACATGCGCATCGCCTACGAGAACTGCCTGGAGTGCGGCACGTGCCGCATCGCCTGCCCCAGCGGCAACGTGGTCTGGCGCTATCCCACGGGAGGCACGGGTATCGCCTACAAGCGCGGGTGA
- a CDS encoding helix-turn-helix transcriptional regulator, translating into MVSVAMDAVGERLVSRVERLRALEQALLKAGDRGVRPAELAQRLGVRRQTIYRDLQALADTDVPVWNPARGRWAVRQEQYVGTVRLSIHEAVALFFAARLLARMADEHNPHAISALEKLALRFPEPVREQAMRAAPLLERRPRNREFVQALECLTLGWIERRKVRVLYRSARGRQRHPYVLHPYFLEPTAPGMAVYVLAYEESYFRQFVTLKLERMSQATLLDERFPERDFDPVAALQSAWGIMWSSSPVTVRLRFSPTVSRRVRESQWHLSQQMEEKPDGSCILTLRIGHTLEVLPWIRSWGRDCEVLEPPELRSQLAEEYEAAARLYRTAATADSVSGLRPSSGRHPRL; encoded by the coding sequence ATGGTGAGCGTGGCAATGGACGCCGTCGGCGAGCGCCTGGTAAGCCGGGTCGAGCGCCTGCGAGCCCTGGAGCAGGCGCTGCTCAAGGCGGGGGATCGGGGGGTGCGCCCGGCGGAGCTGGCCCAGCGCCTGGGAGTGCGCCGCCAGACCATCTACCGTGACCTGCAGGCGCTGGCCGACACCGACGTCCCTGTCTGGAACCCCGCCCGTGGCCGCTGGGCTGTGCGCCAGGAGCAGTACGTGGGTACGGTGCGCCTCTCCATCCATGAGGCGGTGGCCCTCTTCTTCGCGGCCCGCCTCCTGGCCCGCATGGCAGACGAACACAACCCCCATGCTATCAGCGCTCTGGAGAAGCTGGCGCTGCGCTTCCCCGAGCCGGTGCGGGAGCAGGCCATGCGGGCCGCCCCCCTGCTGGAGCGCCGCCCGCGTAACCGAGAGTTCGTGCAGGCCCTGGAGTGCCTCACCCTGGGCTGGATCGAACGTCGAAAGGTGCGCGTCCTCTACCGCTCCGCCCGGGGCCGCCAGCGCCACCCGTACGTCTTGCACCCGTACTTCCTGGAGCCGACGGCGCCCGGGATGGCCGTCTACGTGCTGGCCTACGAGGAGTCCTACTTCCGCCAGTTCGTCACGCTCAAGCTGGAGCGCATGAGTCAGGCCACGCTGCTGGACGAGCGCTTCCCCGAGCGCGACTTCGACCCCGTGGCGGCCCTTCAAAGCGCTTGGGGCATCATGTGGTCGTCGTCTCCGGTGACGGTGCGGCTGCGCTTCAGCCCGACGGTGAGCCGGCGGGTGCGGGAGAGCCAGTGGCACCTCTCCCAGCAGATGGAAGAGAAGCCCGACGGCTCCTGCATCCTGACCCTGCGCATCGGCCACACCCTGGAGGTCCTCCCCTGGATCCGCTCCTGGGGCCGTGACTGCGAGGTGCTGGAGCCGCCCGAGCTCCGCTCGCAACTGGCGGAGGAGTACGAGGCCGCCGCGCGTCTGTACCGCACGGCGGCCACAGCAGATTCCGTGTCCGGCCTGAGGCCCTCCTCAGGCCGTCACCCGCGCTTGTAG
- a CDS encoding electron transfer flavoprotein subunit alpha/FixB family protein, whose amino-acid sequence MTADSRPHPTPPDGRPADGTASSDASGAERWEGILVVVEQHDGEPRPVSWQLLGQARRMAARLPGCPVMALVMGHQVRHVAQQAIAYGADVVLLADHPALGVYRTQPYSDVTLHVIRTHRPEIVLIGATYTGRDLAGAIATRVPTGLTADCTMLDVEPPPSRLLQASRPAFSEKLMATILCKRHRPQMATARPGVFEALEPDPSRPGEIRELAVTLDESRVAARVVRIERQTRTVRLDEARVIVAGGRGLGGPHGFRLLGELAEALGGVVGASRPAVEAGWIGHEHQIGQTGQTVRPKLYVACGISGAVQHLVGMSGSEVIVAIDKDPQAPILQAADVAIVGDLYEVVPALIQEARAGRGTLVAAAKEDGRR is encoded by the coding sequence GTGACCGCCGACTCCCGACCTCACCCCACGCCTCCCGACGGCCGGCCCGCTGATGGTACGGCCTCCAGCGACGCCAGCGGCGCCGAGCGATGGGAGGGTATCCTGGTCGTCGTCGAGCAGCACGACGGCGAGCCCCGTCCGGTCAGCTGGCAGCTGCTGGGCCAGGCCCGCCGCATGGCCGCCAGGCTGCCCGGCTGCCCCGTCATGGCGCTGGTGATGGGCCACCAGGTCCGGCACGTGGCGCAGCAGGCCATCGCCTATGGCGCCGACGTCGTCTTGCTGGCCGACCACCCCGCGCTGGGCGTCTACCGCACGCAGCCTTACAGCGACGTCACCCTGCACGTCATCCGCACCCACCGGCCCGAGATCGTGCTGATCGGCGCCACGTACACGGGGCGCGACCTGGCGGGCGCCATCGCCACGCGGGTGCCGACCGGGCTGACGGCCGACTGCACCATGCTCGACGTGGAGCCGCCTCCTTCGCGGCTGCTCCAGGCCAGCCGGCCGGCCTTCAGCGAGAAGCTCATGGCCACCATCCTCTGCAAGCGCCACCGCCCCCAGATGGCCACCGCCCGGCCCGGCGTCTTCGAGGCGCTGGAGCCCGACCCGTCCCGGCCGGGCGAGATCCGGGAGCTCGCCGTGACGCTCGACGAGTCCCGCGTCGCCGCCCGGGTGGTGCGCATCGAGCGCCAGACGAGGACGGTCCGGCTCGACGAGGCCCGGGTCATCGTGGCCGGCGGGCGGGGTCTGGGCGGCCCCCACGGCTTTCGGCTGCTGGGCGAGCTGGCCGAGGCGCTGGGCGGCGTGGTGGGAGCCAGCCGGCCGGCGGTGGAGGCAGGCTGGATCGGCCACGAGCACCAGATCGGCCAGACGGGCCAGACGGTGCGGCCCAAGCTGTACGTGGCCTGCGGCATCAGCGGCGCCGTGCAGCACCTGGTGGGCATGAGCGGCAGCGAGGTGATCGTGGCCATCGACAAAGATCCGCAGGCGCCCATCCTGCAGGCCGCCGACGTGGCCATCGTGGGCGATCTCTACGAGGTGGTGCCCGCCCTCATCCAGGAGGCACGGGCCGGACGGGGCACGCTGGTGGCGGCGGCGAAGGAGGACGGCAGGCGATGA
- a CDS encoding IS1182 family transposase yields MLGRRNRQTTFDDVTWRQRIPKDSYWWRLHDWAVQNLDESMFAPLFDARTGRPSVSPVHTFLALLIQMEKGYSDREMEQESRFDDRVKLAILAGRDFEGIDAVTLCDHRRRFLQHGIAAAMLERTLASAKQAGLFSPERSQIVDSFLIHGGAAVQDTYTLIRKGIVRVLAVARMHELDGPLSAVLKRTDYHQPGKPRIDWDDAEARRQLLQALVDDASALVAAARALAKVPEDLKAMVDLLERVATQDIERDPDGTVRLKQGVAKDRVISVVDPEMRHGHKTASNRADGYKAHLMTGGEGHRLVTAVAVTPANAPDDARLEAMLDDQERHGHRPAEVLGDQAYFDVERARRQAEKGTLIVAKAPPATNREGYFSKEAFALDADAGTLTCPAGQTVRFDPGRLQHHKGFVVSFAAEACGACPLKARCTPAAARQVTIHPYEVELRQARAYQRTPAFRERYRLRARIERIVRQLKTHGARKARYWGRIKVRFQLLLAAINHNIKEVMAAGPPVGVVGPA; encoded by the coding sequence GTGCTGGGCCGGCGCAACCGGCAGACCACCTTCGACGACGTCACCTGGCGACAGCGCATCCCCAAGGACTCCTACTGGTGGCGGCTCCACGACTGGGCGGTGCAGAACCTGGACGAATCGATGTTTGCTCCGCTGTTTGACGCCCGCACCGGAAGGCCTTCGGTGAGCCCGGTCCACACGTTTCTGGCGCTGTTGATCCAGATGGAGAAGGGCTACTCGGACCGGGAGATGGAGCAGGAATCCCGCTTCGATGACCGGGTGAAGCTGGCGATTTTGGCGGGGCGGGACTTTGAGGGCATCGATGCGGTGACGCTGTGCGACCACCGCCGGCGCTTCTTGCAGCATGGCATCGCGGCGGCCATGCTGGAGAGGACCCTGGCCTCGGCCAAGCAGGCGGGGCTGTTTTCGCCGGAGCGCTCCCAGATCGTCGATTCCTTTCTCATCCACGGCGGGGCCGCCGTGCAGGACACCTACACCCTCATCCGCAAGGGTATCGTGCGGGTCCTGGCGGTGGCCCGGATGCACGAGCTGGACGGTCCGCTTTCGGCGGTACTGAAGCGCACCGATTACCACCAGCCGGGCAAGCCCCGGATCGACTGGGACGACGCCGAGGCCCGCCGACAGCTGCTCCAGGCGCTGGTCGACGACGCGTCGGCCCTGGTGGCGGCGGCGCGGGCGCTTGCGAAGGTGCCCGAGGACTTGAAGGCCATGGTGGACCTGCTGGAGCGGGTGGCCACCCAGGACATCGAGCGGGACCCGGACGGGACGGTCCGCCTCAAGCAGGGGGTGGCCAAGGACCGGGTCATCTCGGTGGTCGACCCCGAGATGCGCCATGGCCACAAGACGGCCTCGAACCGGGCAGACGGCTACAAAGCCCATCTGATGACGGGCGGCGAGGGCCACCGGCTGGTCACCGCCGTCGCGGTGACGCCCGCCAACGCACCGGACGACGCGAGGCTGGAGGCGATGCTGGACGACCAGGAGCGGCACGGCCACCGCCCCGCGGAGGTGCTGGGCGATCAGGCGTACTTCGACGTCGAGCGCGCCCGGCGCCAGGCCGAGAAGGGGACCCTCATCGTGGCCAAGGCGCCCCCGGCGACGAACCGGGAGGGGTACTTCTCGAAGGAGGCCTTCGCCCTGGACGCCGACGCCGGCACGCTCACCTGCCCCGCAGGGCAGACGGTCCGCTTCGACCCGGGCCGACTGCAGCACCACAAGGGGTTCGTGGTGAGCTTTGCGGCCGAGGCCTGCGGGGCCTGTCCCCTCAAGGCCCGCTGCACGCCGGCGGCGGCCCGTCAGGTCACGATCCACCCCTACGAGGTCGAGCTGCGGCAGGCTCGGGCGTACCAGCGCACCCCGGCCTTTCGGGAGCGCTACCGGCTGCGGGCCCGCATCGAGCGCATCGTGCGGCAGCTCAAGACCCACGGGGCCCGCAAGGCGCGCTACTGGGGTCGCATCAAGGTGCGCTTCCAGCTCCTGCTGGCCGCCATCAACCACAACATCAAGGAGGTGATGGCCGCCGGGCCACCCGTGGGGGTGGTGGGCCCCGCATGA